One genomic window of Nakamurella panacisegetis includes the following:
- a CDS encoding mannosyltransferase, translated as MLVALPARLVASRWAPWMLLVLSVGSRVVITLAGTSPYNMIDLKVYVEGARHLTGGSLYDFVSGASQLPFTYPPFSALVFTPLAWLPWTVVRVLWQLAMLASLPAIVYLTLRLLGRAGPGATDPVRPLRGFLVVATALAFWLEPVTTTVGYGQINLFLVLMVLGAAVTAKDLLAGAGVGLAAGIKLIPAVTGLYWLVQRRIRALILSVVFFLATVAVMFAMIPAETRRYFTKLIFDPSRTGPVFSAINQSWRGALSRLAGHDVSAGWVVACVVTVVLGVWAAVVAAGVGDRAAALLAAQFLGLLVSPISWSHHWVWVIPLLIWGFFGPQRQSRAVRGLMIGWLIALYSYLIPFLVALQGKVPSNSRPGWQSWLGTAYVVLGVATLIVIGVVGRSSAAPVEAPGRGSGPRRGVGPEAGNLDG; from the coding sequence GTGCTCGTCGCCCTGCCCGCCCGGCTGGTGGCGTCCCGCTGGGCGCCGTGGATGTTGCTGGTGCTGAGCGTGGGGTCGCGGGTGGTGATCACCCTGGCGGGGACCAGCCCGTACAACATGATCGACCTCAAGGTCTACGTCGAAGGCGCCCGGCACCTGACCGGCGGGTCGCTGTACGACTTCGTCTCCGGTGCGTCCCAGTTGCCGTTCACCTACCCGCCGTTCTCGGCCCTGGTCTTCACACCGTTGGCCTGGTTGCCGTGGACGGTGGTGCGGGTGCTGTGGCAACTGGCCATGCTGGCCTCGCTGCCCGCGATCGTCTACCTGACGTTGCGGCTGTTGGGCAGAGCCGGCCCCGGGGCCACCGACCCCGTGCGACCTCTGCGCGGGTTCCTGGTCGTCGCGACGGCATTGGCCTTCTGGCTGGAGCCGGTCACCACCACCGTGGGGTACGGGCAGATCAACCTGTTCCTGGTGCTGATGGTGCTCGGGGCGGCGGTGACGGCCAAGGACTTGCTGGCCGGGGCGGGCGTCGGCCTGGCCGCCGGGATCAAGCTGATCCCGGCCGTCACCGGGCTGTACTGGCTGGTCCAGCGGCGGATCCGGGCGTTGATCCTCTCGGTGGTCTTCTTCCTGGCCACCGTCGCCGTCATGTTCGCGATGATCCCGGCCGAGACCAGGCGCTATTTCACCAAGTTGATCTTCGACCCGTCCCGGACCGGACCGGTCTTCTCGGCCATCAACCAGTCCTGGAGGGGGGCGTTGTCCCGCCTGGCCGGCCACGACGTCAGCGCCGGCTGGGTGGTGGCCTGCGTGGTCACCGTCGTCCTCGGCGTGTGGGCGGCGGTGGTGGCCGCCGGGGTGGGCGATCGGGCGGCCGCGTTACTGGCCGCGCAATTCCTGGGCCTGCTGGTCTCGCCGATCTCGTGGTCCCACCACTGGGTGTGGGTGATCCCCCTGCTGATCTGGGGTTTCTTCGGGCCGCAGCGGCAGAGCCGCGCCGTACGCGGCTTGATGATCGGGTGGCTGATCGCGCTGTACAGCTACCTGATTCCGTTCCTGGTGGCGCTGCAGGGCAAGGTCCCGTCCAACAGCCGACCCGGGTGGCAGTCATGGCTGGGCACCGCCTACGTGGTGCTCGGCGTGGCCACGTTGATCGTGATCGGTGTGGTCGGTCGCTCGTCGGCCGCTCCGGTCGAGGCTCCGGGCCGAGGGTCCGGTCCGCGCCGGGGAGTCGGCCCGGAGGCGGGAAACCTCGATGGTTAG